The Actinomyces sp. oral taxon 414 genome has a segment encoding these proteins:
- a CDS encoding polysaccharide pyruvyl transferase family protein, with translation MSRVGILTLHHSYNCGSMLQAFALQETLERMGHEVRVINFSNEGQARLYSVLERPTSLKRIVKDLLLAPRAGRIRRNFAAYERFMTEHLHLDGPVVRHREELDDAGYDAVIAGSDQVWNVTIDDGDDAYFLPWVTGARRVAYAPSFGARSIARFSPDPRVHAGWLKDFDALSIRERNGRRWIRELIGVDVPVLLDPTLLLDAGDYAPLEHRPPGLPGEYLFYYAPSYSRPINRFVAAIAKRHGLAVVAFNAKTFYVKGMGLTGFVLPAVEGPAAYLALIRGAAAVVTTSFHGTVFSTIYRRPFWTVKNGGMYHDDDRVLTLLEALGLQDRLVPPSFDSGRDWLAAPDFEGPAARIAAGGRDARAFLAGALAGAP, from the coding sequence ATGAGCCGGGTCGGGATCCTCACCCTCCACCACTCCTACAATTGCGGCTCCATGCTCCAGGCCTTCGCCCTCCAGGAGACGCTGGAGCGCATGGGCCACGAAGTGCGCGTCATCAATTTCTCCAATGAGGGGCAGGCTCGCCTGTACAGCGTCCTGGAACGGCCCACATCGCTCAAGCGGATCGTCAAGGACCTCCTCCTGGCCCCCCGCGCCGGGCGGATCCGGCGGAATTTCGCCGCCTACGAGCGCTTCATGACCGAGCACCTGCACCTGGACGGGCCCGTCGTACGCCACCGCGAAGAACTGGACGACGCCGGCTACGACGCCGTGATCGCCGGCTCCGACCAGGTGTGGAACGTGACCATCGACGACGGCGACGACGCCTACTTCCTGCCCTGGGTCACCGGGGCCCGCCGGGTCGCCTACGCCCCGTCCTTCGGCGCCCGCAGCATTGCGCGCTTCTCCCCGGACCCGCGGGTCCACGCCGGCTGGTTGAAGGACTTCGACGCCCTGTCCATCCGCGAGCGCAACGGGCGCAGGTGGATCAGGGAGCTGATCGGCGTCGACGTCCCGGTCCTGCTCGACCCCACCCTGCTCCTGGACGCCGGGGACTACGCCCCCCTGGAGCACCGGCCGCCAGGCCTGCCCGGCGAGTACCTCTTCTACTACGCGCCCAGCTACTCGCGGCCGATCAACCGCTTCGTGGCCGCCATCGCCAAGCGGCACGGCCTGGCCGTCGTCGCGTTCAACGCCAAGACCTTCTACGTCAAGGGCATGGGTCTGACGGGCTTCGTCCTGCCCGCGGTGGAGGGCCCCGCGGCCTACCTGGCCCTGATCAGGGGGGCCGCGGCGGTGGTGACGACGTCCTTCCACGGCACCGTCTTCTCCACGATCTACCGGCGCCCCTTCTGGACGGTGAAGAACGGGGGCATGTATCATGACGACGACCGCGTGCTCACGCTGTTGGAGGCCCTGGGGCTCCAGGACCGGCTCGTCCCCCCGTCCTTCGACTCCGGGCGCGACTGGCTGGCGGCCCCCGATTTCGAGGGGCCGGCGGCGCGGATCGCCGCGGGCGGGCGGGACGCCCGGGCGTTCCTGGCCGGGGCCCTGGCGGGGGCCCCATGA
- a CDS encoding helix-turn-helix domain-containing protein has product MDVERLTAMVEEAAADSPLSGLEATVRVRAELERLEAVLVRRARNRGATWAQIAAALGVSKQAVHKKHAGRGLLRGRR; this is encoded by the coding sequence ATGGATGTCGAACGACTAACGGCGATGGTGGAGGAGGCGGCCGCCGACAGCCCCCTGAGCGGCCTCGAGGCGACGGTGCGAGTGCGCGCCGAGCTGGAGCGCCTGGAGGCGGTGCTCGTGCGCCGGGCCCGCAACCGGGGCGCCACCTGGGCGCAGATCGCCGCGGCCCTGGGGGTGTCCAAACAGGCCGTCCACAAGAAGCACGCCGGCCGCGGGCTGCTCCGCGGCCGCCGGTAG
- a CDS encoding oligosaccharide flippase family protein yields MKSENKNFLLNVVYQGLTLVFPLVTVPYISRVLGVDNVGIYSYTYSIAYMFMLGGMLGINNYGTRSIARVRDDRAATSAEFASIYCLQVVLNLIAVGGYAVYVVVFGAAYRTIALVQLIHVLSICFDVNWFYFGLEQFKVTIARNLVVKVLSLLLIFVCVRSAGDLWVYALIMAGSTLVSQLYLFALLPRRIDPRRPPARAVLSHLRGVTALFVPVLAFAVYRVMDKTMIGALSSVTELGFFENAEKIINIPVAVITALGVVMLPRMAHILADPGSDYQGTIRESMNLALMLGTSMGVGLVVVADDAAVVLFGPAFARSGLILRLLALTVVASAWANVVRTQYLIPRSRDAVYIASTIGAAGLNLGLNLLLIGRLGAVGACIGTIAAEYFIMIYQSVATRRDLETRRYLGMLARHLLLAAVMAAAALAAGRLAASPASRLAVSSGAYAAAFLLIHGRYLVRDFLGLRP; encoded by the coding sequence ATGAAGAGCGAGAACAAGAATTTCCTTCTCAATGTCGTCTACCAGGGTCTGACCCTGGTCTTCCCCCTGGTCACCGTCCCCTACATCTCGCGCGTGCTGGGCGTGGACAATGTGGGCATCTACTCCTACACGTACTCGATCGCCTACATGTTCATGCTCGGCGGCATGCTGGGCATCAATAATTACGGGACCCGTTCGATCGCCCGGGTCCGCGACGACCGGGCGGCCACCTCGGCCGAGTTCGCTTCGATCTACTGCCTGCAGGTCGTCCTCAACCTGATCGCCGTGGGCGGCTACGCGGTCTACGTCGTCGTCTTCGGCGCCGCCTACAGGACGATCGCCCTGGTCCAGCTCATCCACGTGCTGTCCATCTGCTTCGACGTCAACTGGTTCTACTTCGGCCTGGAGCAGTTCAAGGTGACGATCGCCCGCAACCTCGTCGTCAAGGTCCTGTCCCTGCTGCTCATCTTCGTGTGCGTCCGCTCGGCGGGCGACCTGTGGGTCTACGCCCTCATTATGGCGGGGTCGACCCTGGTCAGCCAGCTCTACCTCTTCGCCCTTCTGCCCCGCCGCATCGACCCCCGCCGCCCGCCGGCGCGCGCGGTCCTGTCCCACCTGCGGGGGGTGACGGCGCTGTTCGTCCCGGTCCTGGCCTTCGCGGTCTACCGGGTCATGGACAAGACCATGATCGGTGCGCTCTCCTCGGTCACTGAACTGGGATTCTTCGAGAATGCCGAGAAGATCATTAATATCCCCGTCGCCGTCATTACGGCGCTGGGTGTGGTCATGCTGCCGCGCATGGCCCATATCCTGGCCGATCCGGGCTCGGACTACCAAGGGACAATACGCGAGTCGATGAACCTGGCCCTCATGCTGGGTACGTCAATGGGCGTGGGTCTCGTCGTCGTCGCCGACGACGCCGCCGTCGTCCTGTTCGGCCCGGCCTTCGCCAGGAGCGGTCTCATTCTCCGGCTCCTGGCCCTGACCGTGGTGGCCTCCGCCTGGGCGAACGTCGTGCGCACCCAGTACCTCATCCCCCGCAGCCGGGACGCGGTGTATATCGCCTCGACGATCGGGGCGGCCGGGCTCAATCTGGGGCTGAATCTGCTGCTCATCGGCCGTCTGGGGGCCGTGGGCGCCTGCATCGGCACCATTGCCGCCGAGTACTTCATTATGATCTACCAGTCCGTCGCCACCCGCCGCGATCTGGAGACCCGCCGTTATCTGGGCATGCTAGCCCGTCACCTGCTCCTGGCGGCGGTCATGGCGGCGGCGGCCCTGGCGGCCGGGCGCCTGGCGGCGTCGCCCGCCTCCCGCCTGGCGGTCTCATCGGGCGCGTACGCGGCGGCCTTCCTCCTCATTCACGGCAGGTACCTGGTCAGGGACTTCCTGGGGCTGCGCCCATGA
- a CDS encoding glycosyltransferase gives MSPDERSYSVLMSVYERDQPDYVDDAIRSMVEQSEPFTDLVVVCDGPVGAGLDAVIERWRGELGERLRVHRLAANRGLAGALRAGLPLCRTERVARMDADDVSRPRRCELLLDAMNCRGLDLVGGFISEFDRTPGDMASVREVPLEREDIVAFAKRRNPFNHVSVMFRRPAVLAAGGYRDVHLLEDYDLWVRMLMDGCACANIPRVVVDVRTGAGMYGRRSSLRYLKEQWRFFRRLRSEGFVSRGQEVVALAARSAATLMPAGAVKRAYGLVLRRR, from the coding sequence ATGAGTCCGGACGAGCGGTCCTACTCCGTGCTCATGTCCGTGTACGAGCGCGACCAGCCCGACTACGTCGACGACGCCATCCGCTCCATGGTCGAGCAGAGCGAGCCGTTCACGGACCTGGTCGTCGTGTGCGACGGGCCCGTGGGCGCGGGCCTGGACGCCGTCATCGAGCGCTGGCGCGGGGAGCTGGGGGAGCGCCTGCGGGTCCACCGCCTGGCGGCCAACCGCGGACTCGCCGGAGCCCTGCGCGCCGGCCTGCCGCTGTGCCGAACCGAGCGGGTCGCCCGCATGGACGCCGACGACGTCTCGCGCCCGCGCCGGTGCGAGCTGCTGCTCGACGCCATGAACTGCCGGGGCCTGGACCTCGTGGGGGGCTTCATCTCGGAATTCGACCGGACCCCCGGGGACATGGCCTCCGTGCGCGAGGTGCCCCTGGAGCGCGAGGATATCGTCGCCTTCGCCAAGAGGCGCAACCCCTTCAACCATGTGTCCGTCATGTTCCGCCGCCCGGCGGTCCTGGCGGCGGGCGGCTACCGCGACGTCCACCTCCTGGAGGACTACGACCTGTGGGTCCGCATGCTCATGGACGGATGCGCCTGCGCCAATATCCCCCGGGTCGTCGTCGACGTGAGAACGGGGGCGGGCATGTACGGCAGGCGCTCCTCCCTGCGCTACCTCAAGGAGCAGTGGCGTTTCTTCAGGCGTCTGCGCTCGGAGGGGTTCGTCAGCCGCGGGCAGGAGGTCGTCGCGCTCGCCGCCAGGAGCGCCGCGACGCTCATGCCCGCCGGCGCCGTCAAGCGCGCCTACGGCCTCGTCCTCAGGCGGCGATGA
- a CDS encoding glycosyltransferase codes for MTPRLSIIIPVYNCADYLDQCLDSITDPGGAGPGEDVEVVVVDDGSTDATDRIVRARALADPRIRHLRQDNQGVCAARNAGMAAARGRRLMFVDADDALAPGWWDTVRPHLEGEWDIVCFLAGAQREHYEPDELVRATIGGSGAPSLAWLAPPWAKLYRADLLAARGARFAPDIMYGEDALFNLELYAAGARCRFVAASVYRYRLRPGSTTRSYDERFVDSNERYLRALEKLLTDCGRYPRPVVTELVDTSFVRSVALAAVRIAGLARRRDRRAAVALTSRNAAFARRLARVRRAPGASRLERFVYALTRRAGPGPATALARLALHLRPRRRTAGWAVI; via the coding sequence ATGACGCCGCGGCTGAGCATTATTATCCCGGTCTACAATTGCGCCGACTACCTCGACCAGTGCCTGGACTCGATCACGGACCCGGGCGGGGCGGGGCCGGGCGAGGACGTCGAGGTCGTCGTCGTCGACGACGGCTCGACCGACGCCACCGACCGGATCGTACGGGCCCGCGCGCTGGCCGACCCCCGTATCCGCCACCTGCGCCAGGACAACCAGGGGGTCTGCGCGGCCCGCAACGCCGGCATGGCGGCCGCGCGCGGGCGTCGCCTCATGTTCGTCGACGCCGACGACGCCCTGGCCCCGGGGTGGTGGGACACCGTGCGCCCCCACCTGGAGGGCGAGTGGGACATTGTGTGCTTCCTGGCCGGCGCCCAGCGGGAGCACTATGAGCCCGACGAGCTCGTGCGCGCCACCATCGGGGGCTCCGGCGCGCCATCCCTGGCGTGGCTGGCCCCGCCGTGGGCCAAGCTGTACCGGGCGGACCTCCTGGCCGCGCGCGGGGCGCGCTTCGCGCCCGATATCATGTACGGCGAGGACGCCCTGTTCAACCTCGAGCTCTACGCCGCCGGCGCCCGGTGCCGGTTCGTGGCCGCCTCCGTCTACCGCTACCGTCTGCGCCCCGGTTCGACCACCCGCTCCTACGACGAGCGCTTCGTGGACTCCAACGAGCGCTACCTGCGGGCCCTGGAGAAGCTCCTCACCGACTGCGGCCGCTACCCTCGTCCCGTGGTCACCGAGCTCGTCGACACCTCCTTCGTCCGCAGCGTCGCCCTGGCCGCGGTGCGGATCGCCGGGCTGGCGCGCCGTCGCGACAGGCGGGCCGCCGTCGCCCTGACGAGCCGAAACGCGGCCTTCGCCCGCCGGCTGGCGCGCGTGCGCCGCGCCCCGGGCGCCAGCCGCCTCGAACGGTTCGTGTACGCCCTGACCAGGCGGGCGGGCCCGGGGCCGGCGACGGCCCTGGCCCGCCTCGCCCTGCACCTGAGGCCGCGGCGGCGCACCGCCGGCTGGGCGGTGATCTGA
- a CDS encoding polysaccharide deacetylase family protein: MQRRDFLLMLAAATAAATGACSLTDDAAPTSKSSPSAPATPSQSPTPSPAPSPSPSPTPSHGPLWLQDGPPPLPGPQELDGVITELPEAVGNTVAITVDDGADSSVVDAYLDFAKDSGVRLTFFVTSSYPGWTDCKDKLTPLVESGQVQLGNHTVTHAGLTELDEAGIISEVGGCETFLNSTYGVTGAPFVRPPYGYRGERTDSVCAKLGYTTPTMWYGSFGDSGLLTEDVLLGEARKWLLAQHIVIGHANFPTVTHLYGQIIDILRERALLTATLDDVYFGPGHDRHV, translated from the coding sequence GTGCAACGTCGCGACTTCCTGCTCATGCTGGCCGCCGCCACGGCCGCCGCCACCGGCGCCTGCTCACTGACCGACGACGCGGCGCCGACCTCGAAGTCGTCCCCCTCCGCGCCCGCCACGCCCTCGCAGTCCCCGACCCCCTCCCCCGCGCCCTCGCCCTCGCCGAGCCCGACGCCCTCGCACGGACCCCTGTGGCTGCAGGACGGCCCCCCGCCGCTGCCCGGCCCCCAGGAGCTCGACGGCGTCATCACGGAGCTGCCCGAGGCCGTGGGCAATACGGTGGCCATCACCGTTGACGACGGCGCCGACTCCTCCGTCGTCGACGCCTATCTGGACTTCGCCAAGGACTCCGGAGTGCGCCTGACCTTCTTCGTCACCTCCTCCTACCCCGGCTGGACGGACTGCAAGGACAAGTTGACGCCGCTGGTGGAATCCGGGCAGGTGCAGCTGGGCAATCACACGGTCACGCACGCGGGGCTGACCGAGCTGGACGAGGCGGGGATCATCTCCGAGGTCGGCGGCTGCGAGACCTTCCTCAACAGCACCTACGGGGTCACCGGGGCCCCCTTCGTCCGCCCGCCCTACGGCTACCGCGGGGAGCGGACGGACTCGGTGTGCGCGAAGCTGGGCTACACGACCCCCACCATGTGGTACGGCTCCTTCGGCGACTCGGGCCTGCTGACCGAGGACGTCCTGCTCGGCGAGGCCCGCAAGTGGCTGCTGGCCCAGCACATTGTCATTGGCCACGCCAACTTCCCCACCGTCACCCACCTGTACGGCCAGATCATCGACATTCTGCGCGAGCGCGCCCTGCTGACCGCCACGCTCGACGACGTCTACTTCGGCCCGGGCCACGACCGGCACGTGTGA
- a CDS encoding glycosyltransferase: MSVRIAYVISTLDRCGPVNVLYDIVHRLAPDHELAVFTLAPEPAGSRAADFEALGVPVRRAVAGRLASALGGSSRLARALARFEPDVVHAHGFRAYRLCRSLPLPTVATVHNELYDDFATAYGRPLALWMTRSEVRALRRFDLVVACSDSVGRVLAERYALACECIRNGVDQDLYAPASEERRARLRAELGYEAGATILVSTGGCSRRKGTQPLIRAFAAANAAGGARLHILGGGPLYEQCRSLGAPGVVLHGFVDDVIPHLQAADLFVSASRSEGMPLAVLEALSCGLPALLSTIAPHEDVAGLLADQGCVECFDAADEGAMRRALAAALDGAGPARPADVSALSSAVMARRYAQAYRALARRGGGA; this comes from the coding sequence ATGAGCGTGCGCATCGCCTACGTGATCTCCACCCTCGACCGCTGCGGCCCGGTCAATGTGCTCTACGACATCGTCCACCGCCTCGCCCCGGACCACGAACTCGCGGTGTTCACACTGGCCCCCGAGCCGGCCGGCAGCCGTGCGGCGGACTTCGAGGCCCTGGGCGTGCCGGTGCGCCGCGCGGTGGCCGGCCGCCTCGCCTCGGCCCTGGGGGGATCCTCCCGGCTGGCCCGCGCGCTGGCGCGCTTCGAGCCCGACGTCGTACACGCCCACGGCTTCCGCGCCTACCGCCTGTGCCGCTCGCTGCCCCTGCCCACCGTGGCCACGGTGCACAACGAGCTCTACGACGACTTCGCCACCGCCTACGGGCGCCCCCTGGCGCTGTGGATGACGCGCAGCGAGGTGCGCGCGCTCAGGCGTTTCGACCTCGTGGTGGCCTGCTCGGACTCGGTCGGGCGCGTCCTGGCCGAAAGGTACGCGCTCGCCTGCGAGTGCATCCGCAACGGCGTCGACCAGGACCTCTACGCCCCAGCGTCCGAGGAGCGCCGCGCACGCCTGCGCGCCGAACTGGGCTACGAGGCCGGGGCGACGATCCTCGTCTCGACGGGCGGGTGCAGTCGCAGGAAGGGCACGCAGCCCCTCATCCGGGCTTTCGCGGCCGCCAATGCCGCGGGCGGGGCCCGGCTGCACATCCTGGGCGGCGGCCCGCTCTACGAGCAGTGCCGGTCGCTGGGGGCGCCCGGCGTCGTCCTGCACGGCTTCGTCGACGACGTCATCCCCCACCTGCAGGCCGCCGACCTGTTCGTGTCGGCCTCGCGTTCGGAGGGGATGCCCCTGGCGGTGCTGGAGGCGCTCAGCTGCGGCCTGCCGGCCCTGCTGTCGACCATCGCCCCCCACGAGGATGTGGCCGGCCTCCTGGCGGACCAGGGCTGCGTCGAATGCTTCGACGCCGCCGACGAGGGGGCGATGCGCCGCGCGCTCGCCGCCGCCCTCGACGGGGCGGGCCCGGCGCGCCCCGCCGACGTCTCCGCCCTGTCCTCGGCCGTCATGGCCCGGCGGTACGCGCAGGCCTACCGCGCGCTCGCCCGGCGCGGGGGCGGGGCATAA
- a CDS encoding AAA family ATPase, producing the protein MSDIATTRTALALAVGANLPVLLWGAPGTGKTSAVLALAARLGLPVEVVIGSIREPSDFSGLPVIRDEETRFAPPRWARRLAAAGSGLLFLDELTTAPPAVQAAMLRVVLERAVGDLALPREVRIVAAANPPGLAADGWELSAPLANRLVHLDWRIAAADVAEGFTRGFTADDGPVRAPAPDQVAAATARIGAFLRVRPELVLAVPDSPEQAGRAWPSPRTWQMAARALAAAEANDADAAVGAALVMGAVGEAAGLEALSWLRTLDLPDPRALLADPAAPLPRRPDHLHALLGAVVAHVIADGSAPAWERAWTLIARVARTTPDVAAASARDLAAARPPGARLPPAMTELVPVLRSAGLMP; encoded by the coding sequence ATGAGCGACATCGCAACGACGCGCACGGCCCTGGCGCTGGCGGTCGGGGCGAACCTGCCCGTGCTGCTGTGGGGCGCACCGGGAACGGGCAAGACCTCCGCGGTCCTGGCGCTCGCGGCGCGGCTGGGCCTGCCGGTGGAGGTGGTCATCGGCTCGATCCGCGAGCCCAGCGACTTCTCGGGCCTGCCCGTCATCCGCGACGAGGAGACCCGCTTCGCCCCGCCGCGGTGGGCCCGGCGGCTCGCCGCGGCCGGGTCGGGGCTGCTCTTCCTGGACGAGCTGACCACGGCGCCGCCGGCGGTGCAGGCCGCCATGCTCCGGGTGGTGCTCGAGCGCGCCGTCGGCGACCTCGCCCTGCCCCGGGAGGTCAGGATCGTCGCCGCCGCGAATCCGCCGGGCCTGGCCGCCGACGGCTGGGAGCTGTCGGCGCCCCTGGCCAACCGGCTCGTGCACCTGGACTGGCGCATTGCCGCCGCCGACGTGGCCGAGGGCTTCACCCGCGGTTTCACCGCCGACGACGGCCCGGTACGCGCCCCCGCCCCCGACCAGGTCGCCGCGGCGACGGCCCGGATCGGCGCGTTCCTGCGCGTCCGCCCCGAGCTGGTGCTCGCCGTGCCCGACTCGCCCGAACAGGCCGGCCGCGCCTGGCCCAGCCCGCGGACCTGGCAGATGGCGGCGCGCGCCCTCGCCGCCGCCGAGGCCAATGACGCCGACGCGGCGGTCGGGGCCGCGCTGGTCATGGGCGCGGTCGGCGAGGCCGCGGGCCTGGAGGCCCTGTCCTGGCTGCGCACCCTCGACCTGCCCGACCCCCGCGCACTGCTGGCCGACCCCGCGGCGCCGCTGCCGCGCAGGCCCGACCACCTGCACGCGCTGCTGGGCGCGGTCGTCGCCCACGTCATCGCCGACGGGAGCGCCCCCGCATGGGAGCGGGCCTGGACCCTCATCGCCCGGGTCGCCCGCACGACGCCGGACGTGGCCGCCGCCTCGGCGCGCGACCTCGCCGCCGCCCGCCCGCCGGGCGCGCGCCTGCCCCCGGCCATGACCGAGCTCGTCCCCGTCCTGCGCTCGGCGGGACTCATGCCATGA
- a CDS encoding glycosyltransferase family 2 protein: MRRHTGAVPAGAPDDGAKASIIVPVHNAEAYIDQCLDCLVAQTESTIEVVVVDDGSTDATDRIVRARALTDPRIRHLRQDNQGVSAARNAGIAAARGGCLMFVDADDLVAPDFVETLLRLLGAPGCDCAAVGIGPFRNRPGDFGAGTARVFEGADALRAVMGPCRGFICNKAYRASIVRERGIHLREDVAQSEDMLFNLDYLTHCRRLVYDDGLRYQYRQHVASATNALGNRRWFDVLTVFEEFRRRLGADEPMRRQLSMNFLPVAHEGLHRYRSLRLNDPALLGGLEDMRAYCERDLPRLPAAFRLKMLVYRHAMGLVMRRRRGGLP, translated from the coding sequence ATGCGCCGCCATACCGGCGCCGTCCCCGCCGGCGCTCCCGACGACGGCGCGAAGGCGAGCATTATCGTGCCCGTCCACAACGCCGAGGCGTACATCGACCAGTGCCTGGACTGCCTCGTCGCCCAGACCGAGAGCACGATCGAGGTCGTCGTCGTCGACGACGGCTCGACCGACGCCACCGACCGGATCGTACGGGCCCGCGCGCTCACCGACCCCCGCATCCGCCACCTGCGCCAGGACAACCAGGGGGTCTCCGCGGCCCGCAACGCCGGCATCGCGGCCGCGCGCGGCGGCTGCCTCATGTTCGTCGACGCCGACGACCTGGTGGCCCCCGACTTCGTCGAAACCCTCCTGCGGCTCCTGGGGGCGCCCGGGTGCGACTGCGCCGCCGTGGGCATCGGGCCCTTCCGGAACCGCCCGGGGGACTTCGGCGCCGGGACGGCGCGGGTCTTCGAGGGGGCGGACGCGCTGCGGGCCGTCATGGGGCCGTGCCGCGGCTTCATCTGCAATAAGGCCTACCGCGCCTCGATCGTGCGCGAGCGCGGCATCCACCTGCGCGAGGACGTCGCCCAGAGCGAGGACATGCTCTTCAACCTCGACTACCTGACCCACTGCCGCCGGCTCGTCTACGACGACGGCCTCCGCTACCAATACCGCCAGCACGTCGCCAGCGCGACCAACGCCCTGGGGAACCGGCGGTGGTTCGACGTCCTGACGGTCTTCGAGGAGTTCCGACGGCGGCTGGGCGCGGACGAGCCGATGCGGCGGCAGCTGTCCATGAACTTCCTCCCGGTCGCCCACGAGGGGCTCCACCGCTACCGGAGCCTGCGCCTGAACGACCCCGCGCTGCTGGGCGGGCTGGAGGACATGCGCGCCTACTGCGAGCGGGACCTGCCCCGCCTGCCGGCCGCGTTCCGGCTCAAAATGCTCGTGTACCGGCACGCCATGGGACTGGTCATGCGCCGTCGTCGGGGAGGGCTGCCATGA
- a CDS encoding antibiotic biosynthesis monooxygenase family protein → MTYVNITALTFPEGADAEIERRFAARARAVDTAEGFLGFELLRPVVGESRYFVVTRWDSREHCEAWIADRPTGRHAADQRRGMDVEQLGFEVVDGA, encoded by the coding sequence ATGACCTACGTCAATATCACCGCCCTGACCTTCCCCGAGGGCGCCGACGCCGAGATCGAACGCCGCTTCGCCGCCCGCGCGCGGGCCGTCGACACCGCCGAGGGCTTCTTGGGCTTCGAGCTCCTGCGCCCCGTGGTCGGAGAGAGCCGCTACTTCGTGGTGACCCGCTGGGACTCCCGCGAGCACTGCGAGGCGTGGATCGCCGACCGACCGACCGGCAGGCACGCGGCCGACCAGCGCCGCGGCATGGACGTCGAGCAGCTGGGCTTCGAGGTCGTCGACGGGGCCTGA
- a CDS encoding sugar transferase: protein MLDEPVIGGTVAYRVLKRGFDITVCTAALVVLAAPMLAIAIKIRSESPGPVIYAQNRVGKNGRVFRLYKFRSMYVDAESRGARWADGEDRRITPFGRFMRRTRVDEIPQLWNIVKGNMSLVGPRPERPMFCREFEKRIHGWSYRTHVTPGLTGLAQVMGGYELLPREKVKLDLAYIRHRGIRTDTRVLLRTIGVITTGSGAR from the coding sequence GTGCTCGACGAGCCGGTGATCGGCGGCACCGTCGCGTACCGCGTTCTCAAACGGGGCTTCGACATCACCGTGTGCACCGCCGCGCTCGTCGTCCTGGCGGCCCCGATGCTCGCCATTGCGATCAAGATCAGGAGCGAGAGCCCCGGTCCCGTGATCTACGCGCAGAACCGGGTCGGCAAGAACGGCCGGGTATTCCGGCTCTACAAGTTCCGTTCCATGTACGTCGACGCCGAGTCCCGGGGCGCCCGGTGGGCCGACGGCGAGGATCGTCGGATCACGCCGTTCGGAAGATTCATGCGCAGAACGCGCGTCGATGAAATACCACAGCTGTGGAATATCGTCAAGGGGAATATGTCGCTGGTCGGCCCCAGGCCCGAGCGCCCCATGTTCTGCCGGGAATTCGAGAAGCGCATCCACGGCTGGAGCTACCGGACCCACGTCACCCCGGGCCTGACCGGACTGGCGCAGGTGATGGGCGGCTACGAGCTCCTGCCCAGGGAGAAGGTGAAGCTGGATCTGGCCTACATCCGCCACCGGGGCATCAGAACGGACACCCGGGTCCTGCTGCGCACGATCGGCGTCATCACCACCGGGAGCGGCGCCCGATGA